One window from the genome of Sphingomicrobium arenosum encodes:
- the hslO gene encoding Hsp33 family molecular chaperone HslO, translating to MSDQQRASLTEDVVVGAMLPTRGARGRLVRLSHALDAILAPHAYPPVIEKLLAEALTLAALLGSLLKDEKGQITMQAQTENGIVELLVCDYLQGQLRGHVKYDGDRLAEAGPEPTLFQLFGKGYLAITFDQPSRKERYQGIAPIEGEDIGEVAQSYFAQSEQIPSLVRVHAEKTDGHWVAGGLMFQHLPEGEEGRDRLHTKLDHPDWPHVAILAGSVKPGELVDTGLSLDDLLWRLFHEEDEVRLLEGTGLSKGCRCSPEYIKSVIARFPPEEQAHMVAEDGFIRVDCAFCATSFPIAPMTADVPESDGKADDV from the coding sequence ATGAGCGATCAGCAGCGTGCCAGCCTGACCGAGGATGTCGTCGTCGGGGCGATGTTGCCGACGCGCGGCGCGCGCGGGCGGCTGGTGCGCCTGTCGCACGCCTTGGACGCCATCCTCGCGCCGCATGCGTATCCGCCGGTGATCGAGAAATTGCTCGCCGAGGCGCTGACGCTGGCGGCGCTGCTGGGCTCTCTTCTCAAGGACGAGAAGGGGCAGATCACCATGCAGGCGCAGACCGAGAATGGGATCGTCGAACTGCTGGTGTGCGATTATTTGCAAGGGCAGCTGCGCGGCCATGTCAAATATGACGGCGACCGGCTCGCCGAGGCGGGGCCCGAGCCGACGCTGTTCCAGCTGTTCGGCAAGGGCTATCTCGCGATCACCTTCGACCAGCCAAGCCGCAAGGAGCGCTATCAGGGGATTGCGCCGATCGAGGGCGAGGATATCGGCGAGGTGGCGCAAAGCTATTTCGCCCAGTCCGAGCAGATCCCGAGCCTGGTGCGCGTTCATGCCGAAAAGACGGACGGCCATTGGGTCGCGGGCGGGCTGATGTTCCAGCACCTTCCCGAGGGCGAGGAAGGACGGGACCGGCTCCATACCAAGCTCGATCATCCCGATTGGCCGCATGTCGCCATCCTCGCGGGCTCGGTGAAACCGGGCGAGCTGGTCGACACCGGCCTGTCGCTCGACGACTTGCTGTGGCGACTCTTCCACGAGGAGGACGAGGTGCGGCTGCTCGAGGGCACCGGCCTGTCCAAGGGCTGTCGTTGCTCGCCGGAATATATCAAGAGCGTGATCGCGCGTTTCCCGCCCGAGGAACAGGCGCATATGGTCGCCGAGGATGGCTTCATCCGGGTCGACTGCGCCTTCTGCGCGACCAGCTTCCCGATTGCGCCGATGACCGCGGATGTCCCGGAATCAGACGGGAAAGCGGACGACGTTTAA